The genomic region gaatttctcacagtgatctacctgctgttgcttttgatgaaggagatatacgtgatgaacgagaacatcatgaTGCACTCATTATCACTCTCTCAATGGCTAACTGCACAGTCAGAAAGGTCCTGGTAGATACTGGCAGCTCGGTCAACTTGATCATGTTAAAAATcatagaaaacatggggtttAGTGAGAAAGATATGCAGAAGAAAACCATCCCGTTAGTAGGACTCAGTGGAGAGACAGCCAATTCATTGGGCGAGATAgtgatcccaacctatgtgggaggagtcaacaaacaAGTCAGGTACCTAGTCATAGATGGACCCTCTACCTACAACGTCATTCtgggaagaccatggctgcatcTGATGAAGgaagtcccctcaacatatcatcaatgcataaaattccccacaccatggaGGGTAAAAACAATACGAGGAGACCAGGAGGAAGCCACAGGCTGCTACAAGAAAGCACTGAAGTGCACTGCCAACCCTCcaacatagcaattacagaagcaacatgtccaggacgaatacattgagCCTTCAGCTGAGGAGCTAGAtcagatcaacctggacaaggTGCACCCAGAGAGGACCGTGCTAATTGGAGCTGGATGCACAGGAAACCTGAGGCAGCACCTGATCGAATTCTTGCAGACTAATATGGATTACTTTCCATGGTCACATGACGACATGATAgggatagatccgtccatcataacacataaactcagcgtggacccaaagtgtaaacctaTCTAGCAGAGACGAAGAAAGTTCGCAGTTGAGAGAAATAAGGTGATCAATCAGGAAGTAGACAGCCTTCTGGCAGCAAACAAGATAAGAGAGGTGAGATATCCAGAGTGGCTATCAAATGTAGTGGTGGTACCTAAAAAGAGtggaaaatggagagtatgtgtggacttcactaaCCTTAACAAGGCATGTCCTAAAGACCCATTCCCGCTACCTCACATtaatgcaatggtggatgcgacagctggacatgaaatATTGACATTCCTGGACGCCTGGAGTGGTTACAACCAAAtaaagatggatcctgcagatcaagataAGATAacattcatgtctgaaagaggaatatattgttacaatgtcatgccattcggcctaaagaatgcaggctccacatatcaaaggctggtcaaccacatgttcaaagagcagataggaagaaccatagaggtatatattgatgataTGGTGGTAAAATCAGAAAAAGCTACAGATCACATGCAACACCTAGCAGAAACATTCAACACCCTtagagaatacaaaatgaagctaaatccgtCCAAATGAACCTTTGGAGTATCCtttggcaaattcttaggctacattgtaacCCAGAGAGGGATAtaagccagcatcgagcagattaaGGCTATGTTACAGCTGGAGTCACCTGAAAAGCCA from Silene latifolia isolate original U9 population chromosome 3, ASM4854445v1, whole genome shotgun sequence harbors:
- the LOC141649584 gene encoding uncharacterized protein LOC141649584, translating into MANCTVRKVLVDTGSSVNLIMLKIIENMGFSEKDMQKKTIPLVGLSGETANSLGEIVIPTYVGGVNKQVRYLVIDGPSTYNVILGRPWLHLMKEVPSTYHQCIKFPTPWRVKTIRGDQEEATGCYKKALKCTANPPT